Proteins co-encoded in one Brassica rapa cultivar Chiifu-401-42 chromosome A02, CAAS_Brap_v3.01, whole genome shotgun sequence genomic window:
- the LOC117131697 gene encoding uncharacterized protein LOC117131697, which yields MMQLYSSVTSSLSLSPAHSISLTSNMQPTRRSSRLMKLKNVESTPMNPLDLSSGSSSGKRSRRRVSAGDTAPLPPNIALEVESLSGGESPDDHSAEAPMAEDTPPNRSKEQRFEESRSVYQTKAQFYPELMRPSRRPMTERFFSIEATERFRELRGRNFIPQQSISLTDENLSDVRKIVIGAGLIHTLTDLDPYQPNVIREFLANLPEAEERDDGVAVYVRGSLVDFSPSLINSMYCIPGFEEDPNWMDERLDEVCGFLTDGRIRRGENMSSKYLTATNQVLYKLVCSNWIPTRNYTSMNQRRLRFVYMLHHHDGFDFGKLVYDQIVAMAANTQTEKTRCIMFPNLIQQVIHFQRTITPDLLHDEFTGTPKLVVKDVKAGRGSGADSSAASLEDDINRAITGLKAIRVRLRRGDYEQHVPHPGFEENDEQDEDEEDA from the exons ATGATGCAGCTGTATTCAAGTGTtacatcctctctctctctctcgccggCGCACTCGATCTCTCTCACCAGCAACATGCAACCCACAAGGAGAAGCTCGCGGCTCATGAAACTGAAGAATGTCGAGTCTACTCCGATGAACCCGCTCGACCTCTCCTCTGGGTCGTCCTCAGGCAAGCGGAGCCGCCGTCGCGTCTCAGCCGGTGACACTGCCCCTCTACCCCCCAACATCGCTCTTGAAGTCGAGTCTCTCTCGGGTGGGGAATCACCAGACGATCACTCCGCCGAAGCTCCGATGGCGGAAGACACTCCTCCGAATCGCTCCAAAGAACAGAGATTTGAGGAGAGTCGGAGTGTGTATCAAACTAAGGCTCAGTTCTATCCAGAGCTCATGCGACCTTCAAGGAGGCCAATGACTGAACGGTTCTTCTCAATAGAAGCGACTGAGCGTTTCAGAGAGCTCCGAGGGAGGAATTTCATTCCTCAGCAATCTATCTCTCTCACGGACGAGAATCTCTCGGATGTCAGGAAAATTGTGATCGGGGCAGGCCTGATTCATACCCTCACTGATCTCGATCCTTATCAGCCCAATGTAATCCGGGAGTTCCTTGCAAATCTTCCGGAAGCCGAGGAACGAGACGATGGTGTAGCGGTGTATGTTCGAGGATCGCTTGTTGATTTCTCTCCGAGTCTGATTAATTCGATGTATTGCATTCCGGGGTTTGAAGAAGATCCTAATTGGATGGATGAACGCCTTGATGAAGTTTGTGGTTTTCTCACAGATGGGCGAATCAGACGAGGTGAGAACATGAGTTCAAAGTATCTCACAGCTACGAACCAGGTTCTGTATAAGCTTGTCTGCTCGAATTGGATTCCCACCAGGAACTACACTTCAATGAACCAAAGGCGACTCAGGTTCGTCTACATGCTTCATCATCATGATGGATTTGACTTCGGGAAACTTGTCTATGATCAGATAGTAGCAATGGCAGCGAACACTCAGACAGAGAAGACTCGGTGTATCATGTTCCCTAACCTGATTCAGCAGGTCATCCATTTTCAGAGAACCATAACTCCTGACTTGCTTCATGATGAGTTCACTGGAACACCGAAGCTTGTTGTCAAGGATGTTAAGGCTGGTCGTGGGTCTGGAGCAGACTCTAGTGCTGCTAGCCTTGAGGATGACATCAATCGCGCTATTACGGGACTCAAAGCCATTAGAGTTCGCCTGAGGA GGGGAGACTATGAGCAGCATGTTCCTCATCCAGGGTTTGAAGAGAACGATGAGCAGGATGAAGATGAGGAAGACGCGTAG
- the LOC103828990 gene encoding polygalacturonase-like: MGVHFGVSAFFVFCLLALSANAREFRITARPGSDITGELSKLFKEACQCVDKSTVLIPKGEFKLGEIEMMGPCKAPIIFVLQGTVRADGNVNGKDFWVAFRRITNFRLNGGGIFDGEGNASWRANNCHKTSLTQCKRLPISIRFDYITDGKVRDITSLDAKNFHINVIGAKNLTFEDIRIVAPEESPNTDGIHVGRSDGIKIINTNIKTGDDCISVGDGMKNLLVERVSCGPGHGISIGSLGLYGHEEDVTGVKVVNCTLRNTDNGVRIKTWPSAACSTTASGIHFENIILHNVSNPILIDQEYCPWNRCNKNKPSSIKLVDIKFKNIKGSSGNKDAVKLLCSKGFPCKNVEIGDIDITYNGKDGPATFQCSNVSPKLVGKQCPKACSSPVTKLPGH; encoded by the exons ATGGGTGTACATTTTGGAGTATCAGCattctttgttttttgtttgttagctTTATCAGCAAATGCTAGAGAATTCAGAATCACTGCTCGTCCAGGTTCTGATATCACCGGC GAATTGTCGAAACTATTCAAGGAGGCATGTCAGTGCGTGGACAAGAGCACCGTTTTGATCCCAAAAGGTGAATTCAAGCTTGGGGAAATAGAGATGATGGGTCCATGCAAAGCTCCTATAATATTTGTTCTTCAAGGCACTGTGAGAGCTGATGGGAACGTTAACGGGAAGGACTTTTGGGTCGCTTTCCGCAGGATTACTAACTTTAGATTGAACGGAGGTGGTATCTTTGACGGTGAAGGTAACGCTTCATGGAGGGCTAATAACTGCCACAAGACGTCATTAACTCAGTGCAAGAGACTCCCTATC AGCATACGGTTTGATTACATAACTGACGGTAAGGTAAGAGACATAACCTCGTTAGATGCAAAGAACTTCCACATTAACGTGATCGGGGCAAAGAACCTGACATTCGAAGACATCAGGATCGTAGCCCCTGAAGAGAGTCCCAACACCGATGGAATCCACGTGGGAAGGAGTGACGGAATCAAGATCATCAACACCAACATCAAAACCGGAGATGACTGTATCTCTGTTGGGGACGGGATGAAAAACCTTCTTGTCGAAAGAGTTTCATGCGGTCCGGGACACGGAATCAGTATTGGAAGCCTCGGATTATACGGGCACGAGGAAGACGTCACTGGCGTCAAGGTCGTGAACTGCACCCTCAGAAATACTGACAATGGTGTGAGAATCAAGACATGGCCCTCTGCAGCTTGCTCCACGACCGCCTCTGGTATCCATTTCGAGAATATTATTCTCCACAATGTTAGCAACCCTATCCTCATCGACCAAGAGTACTGCCCCTGGAACCGATGCAACAAGAAT AAACCATCATCCATCAAGCTGGTGGACATAAAGTTCAAGAATATCAAAGGATCATCAGGGAACAAAGACGCAGTTAAGCTATTGTGCAGCAAGGGATTTCCGTGTAAGAACGTGGAGATCGGCGACATTGATATTACATATAATGGAAAAGACGGTCCAGCAACGTTCCAGTGCTCCAACGTATCTCCGAAGTTGGTGGGGAAACAGTGCCCTAAAGCTTGTAGCAGCCCAGTGACGAAGCTACCAGGCCACTAG
- the PAT1 gene encoding scarecrow-like transcription factor PAT1: MYKHPRQEIEAYSLPANSVGKRRYVPVHNSRKRYCTPESSSPDSPAYDVLSNATALVSHNNSAYEDTSGSCVTDDFNDKIKELETVMMGPDSLDLVLDYNDSFDSTSCQETNTWRSTLEAVSRRDLRADLVSCAKAMSENDLMMARSMMEKLRLMVSVSGEPIERLGAYLLEGLVAQLSSSGSSIYKSLNQCPEPASTDLLSYMHILYEVCPYFKFGYMSANGAIAEAMKEENRVHIIDFQIGQGSQWVTLIQAFAARPGGPPRIRITGIDDTTSAYARGGGLNIVGNRLAKLAKQFNVPFEFNSVSVSVSEVRPKNLGVRPGEALAVNFAFVLHHMPDESVSTENHRDRLLRMVKSLSPKVVTLVEQESNTNTAAFFPRFKETMDYYDAMFESIDVTLPRNHKQRINVEQHCLARDVVNIIACEGADRVERHELLGKWRSRFGMAGFTPYPLSPLVNSTIRSLLRNYSDKYRLEERDGALYLGWMRRDLVASCAWK, from the exons atgtacaaGCATCCAAGACAAGAGATTGAGGCTTACTCTTTGCCTGCCAACTCTGTTGGGAAGCGTAGGTACGTACCGGTTCACAACTCACGTAAACGGTACTGCACGCCAGAGTCATCATCACCTGACTCTCCTGCTTACGATGTTCTCTCAAACGCTACGGCCTTGGTATCACATAACAACTCTGCATATGAGGATACGTCTGGCTCTTGTGTGACGGATGATTTTAATGACAAGATAAAGGAACTCGAAACGGTGATGATGGGGCCTGACTCATTGGACTTGGTCCTAGATTACAACGACTCCTTTGATTCCACGTCGTGTCAAGAGACTAATACCTGGAGATCAACTCTAGAGGCCGTCTCTAGACGTGACCTAAGAGCTGATCTTGTTTCATGTGCAAAAGCTATGTCTGAAAACGATCTTATGATGGCACGTTCGATGATGGAGAAGCTGCGTCTTATGGTCTCCGTTTCTGGTGAGCCTATTGAACGTTTGGGAGCTTACTTACTAGAAGGTCTAGTGGCTCAGTTATCTTCATCCGGTAGTTCCATATACAAATCACTTAACCAGTGCCCTGAACCCGCAAGCACCGACCTACTCTCTTACATGCACATCCTCTATGAGGTTTGTCCTTACTTCAAGTTCGGATACATGTCAGCTAATGGGGCCATTGCTGAAGCCATGAAGGAAGAAAACCGAGTTCACATTATTGATTTCCAAATAGGTCAAGGGAGTCAATGGGTTACTCTTATCCAGGCTTTTGCAGCGAGGCCCGGTGGGCCTCCTCGGATACGGATAACGGGTATTGATGATACAACTTCAGCGTATGCTCGTGGAGGTGGCTTGAACATTGTAGGGAACAGGCTCGCTAAGCTTGCTAAGCAGTTCAACGTTCCGTTTGAGTTTAACTCGGTGTCGGTGTCAGTGTCCGAGGTTAGACCTAAGAACCTCGGAGTCCGACCAGGGGAAGCTCTAGCCGTTAACTTTGCCTTTGTGCTTCATCATATGCCTGACGAAAGCGTGAGCACCGAGAATCACCG TGACCGGTTACTGAGAATGGTGAAGAGCTTATCTCCCAAAGTGGTGACTCTAGTGGAGCAAGAATCAAACACAAACACGGCTGCTTTCTTCCCCAGGTTCAAAGAGACAATGGACTACTATGACGCCATGTTCGAGTCAATAGATGTGACTCTCCCAAGGAATCACAAACAGAGGATTAACGTGGAGCAACATTGTCTAGCAAGAGATGTAGTGAACATCATCGCATGTGAAGGAGCTGATAGGGTTGAGCGGCATGAgcttctagggaaatggaggtCACGGTTTGGGATGGCTGGTTTCACTCCTTACCCGTTGAGTCCTCTTGTGAATTCCACTATTAGAAGTCTACTCAGGAACTATTCGGACAAGTATAGGCTGGAAGAAAGAGATGGAGCCTTGTATCTTGGTTGGATGAGACGAGATTTGGTCGCCTCGTGTGCATGGAAATGA